Part of the Streptomyces antimycoticus genome, GAGGATCGACTCGTCGAGTTTGTTGAGCTCTTCGAGCACGAGAATGGCGGCCGCCGCGTCGTCGGGCAGCATTTCGGTACGCAGATGGCGGGCGAGCTCGACGGCCGTGGGGTGGTCGAAGGTGAGGCTGGCCGGCAGTTCGAGCCGGGTGGCCCGGGCCAGCTGGTTTCGCAGCTTCACGGCCGCCACCGAGTCGAATCCCATATCGATGAAACCCCGGTCCGGGTCGACCATGGCGGCCTCCGGATGGCCGAGGACCATCGCGACCTGGTCGCGGACCAGCTCCAGCAGGATCTCCTCCTGCTCGTCCTCCGACCGCCCGGCCAGCCGCTCCAGCAGCGTGGTCGCGGACGCCTCGGCCGCCGCGGGTTGGTCCACCGGCTGCCGGGCCGGTTCA contains:
- a CDS encoding acyl carrier protein, which gives rise to MDQPAAAEASATTLLERLAGRSEDEQEEILLELVRDQVAMVLGHPEAAMVDPDRGFIDMGFDSVAAVKLRNQLARATRLELPASLTFDHPTAVELARHLRTEMLPDDAAAAILVLEELNKLDESILDLDPASAARVRISTLLQDLSAKWIERTDHP